The Ursus arctos isolate Adak ecotype North America unplaced genomic scaffold, UrsArc2.0 scaffold_28, whole genome shotgun sequence genome has a window encoding:
- the NOX5 gene encoding NADPH oxidase 5, producing MSIPEDRAQLESCRGTMSTEEDAKWLQWVTHQFETIAGKDGEINLQEFKAALNVKESFFAERFFTLFDSDGSGTITLQELRDALTLLIHGDPMDKLKFLFQVYDVDGSGSIDVDELRTVLQSCMRESAISLPEEKLDQLTLALFESADKDCNGAITFDELRDELQRFPGVMENLTISAAHWLTPPASRPPRRRPRPLTSAYWQNHRSHLLCLAVYAGLHVLLFALAAHAHRALGPSVMVAKGCGQCLNFDCSFIAVLMLRRGLTWLRATWLAQVLPLDQNIQFHQLMGYVVVALSLVHTVAHVVNFALQAQSEASPFRFWELLLTTRPGIGWVHGSASPTGVALLLLLLLMLACSSSCIRRSGNFEVFYWTHLSYLPMWILLILHGPNFWKWLLVPGILFFLEKIIGLAMSRMAALCIVEVNLLPSKVTHLLIERPPLFHYRPGDYLYLNVPSIARYEWHPFTISSAPEQKDTIWLHVRSEGQWTNRLYESFKTSRPTDCGSKQLSRSLRKRRSQRRPQSLPSQPTHSATSVQGAVACSRDVTVELTSYRPRGTPQQGDQGLVSLGTKEGAPTQWGAPAELGQVSEMSSENHLFCNIKCYIDGPYGTPTRRIFASEHAVLIGAGIGITPFASILQSIVHRHQKRKHICPSCQHSWMDSIQDEDMKLHKVDFIWINRDQRSFEWFVSLLTKLEMDQAEMAQEGPFLELHMYMTSALGKNDMKAIGLQMALDLLAKKEKKDSITGLQTRTQPGRPDWNKVFQKVAAEKKGKVQVFFCGSPALAKVLKGHCEQFGFKFFQENF from the exons CACCATGAGTACCGAGGAGGATGCCAAGTGGCTTCAGTGGGTGACACACCAGTTTGAGACCATTGCGGGAAAAGACGGCGAGATCAACCTGCAAGAATTCAAAGCAGCCCTGAATGTGAAAGAG TCCTTCTTTGCCGAGAGATTCTTCACCCTCTTTGACTCCGATGGAAGTGGCACCATCACCCTCCAGGAGCTGCGGGACGCGCTGACCCTCCTCATCCACGGCGACCCCATGGACAAACTCAAATTCCTCTTCCAGGTGTACGACGTCGACG GCAGCGGCTCTATCGATGTGGATGAGCTGCGCACCGTGCTGCAGTCGTGCATGCGCGAGAGCGCCATCTCGCTGCCCGAGGAAAAGCTGGACCAGCTGACGCTGGCGCTCTTCGAGTCAGCCGACAAGGACTGCAACGGCGCCATCACCTTCGACGAGCTCCGGGACGAGCTGCAGCGCTTCCCCGGGGTCATGGAGAACCTGACCATCAG CGCTGCGCACTGGCTGACGCCCCCCGCCTCCCGCCCGCCCCGGCGCCGGCCCCGCCCTCTGACCTCCGCCTACTGGCAGAACCACCGCAGCCACCTGCTCTGCCTGGCCGTCTATGCCGGCCTGCACGTGCTGCTCTTCGCGCTGGCGGCCCACGCGCACCGGGCCCTCGGCCCCAGCGTCATGGTGGCCAAGGGCTGCGGCCAGTGCCTCAACTTCGACTGTAGCTTCATCGCG GTGCTGATGCTCAGGCGAGGCCTGACCTGGCTGCgggccacctggctggcccagGTCCTGCCGCTCGACCAGAACATCCAGTTCCACCAACTCATGGGCTACGTGGTGGTGGCGCTCTCCCTTGTGCACACCGTGGCCCACGTTGTGAACTTCG CGCTCCAGGCTCAGTCCGAGGCCAGCCCCTTCCGGTTTTGGGAACTGCTGCTCACCACCAGGCCGGGCATCGGCTGGGTCCATGGCTCGGCCTCCCCGACCGGTgtggccctgctgctgctgctgctgcttatgCTTGCCTGCTCCAGCTCCTGCATCCGGAGGAGCGGCAACTTCGAG gtGTTCTACTGGACCCATCTGTCCTACCTCCCCATGTGGATTCTGCTCATTCTGCATGGGCCCAACTTCTGGAAGTGGCTGCTGGTCCCTGGCATCTTGTTCTTCCTGGAGAAAATCATTGGACTAGCCATGTCCCGCATGGCAGCCCTGTGCATCGTGGAAGTCAATCTCCTTCCCTCCAAG GTCACCCACCTCCTCATCGAGAGGCCCCCTCTCTTCCACTACAGGCCGGGCGACTACTTGTACCTGAACGTCCCCAGCATCGCACGCTACGAGTGGCATCCCTTCACCATCAGCAGCGCTCCGGAGCAGAAAG ACACCATCTGGCTACACGTCCGGTCCGAAGGCCAGTGGACAAACAGGCTGTATGAGTCCTTCAAGACGTCACGCCCCACAGACTGCGGCTCCAAGCAGCTGTCAAGGAGTTTGCGGAAGAGGAGGAGCCAGAGGAGGCCCCAG AGTTTGCCGAGCCAGCCCACCCATTCAGCAACCTCGGTACAGGGAGCTGTGGCCTGCAGCAGGGACGTCACCGTGGAGCTGACCTCCTACAGGCCCAGGGGAACTCCACAGCAGGGGGACCAAGGCCTGGTGAGCCTGGGGACAAAGGAAGGGGCTCCAACACAGTGGGGAGCCCCAGCCGAGCTGGGCCAG GTCTCTGAGATGTCCTCTGAGAACCACCTGTTTTGTAACATCAAG TGCTACATCGATGGCCCTTACGGAACCCCCACCCGCAGGATCTTTGCCTCCGAGCACGCGGTACTCATCGGGGCGGGCATCGGCATCACCCCCTTTGCTTCCATCCTCCAGAGCATCGTGCACAG GCACCAGAAGAGGAAGCATATTTGCCCCAGCTGCCAGCACTCCTGGATGGATAGCATCCAGGATGAGGACATGAAGCTCCATAAG GTGGACTTCATCTGGATCAACCGAGACCAGCGCTCTTTCGAGTGGTTTGTGAGCCTGCTGACCAAGCTGGAGATGGACCAGGCCGAGATGGCACAAGAGG GCCCCTTCCTGGAGCTGCATATGTACATGACCTCTGCACTGGGCAAGAATGACATGAAGGCCATCGGCCTGCAGATGGCCCTCGACCTCCTggccaagaaggagaagaaggactCCATCACGGGCCTCCAGACACGTACCCAGCCTGGGCGGCCTGACTGGAACAAG GTGTTCCAGAAAGTGGCCGCTGAGAAGAAGGGCAAGGTGCAGGTGTTCTTCTGtggctccccagccctggccaagGTGCTCAAGGGCCACTGTGAGCAGTTCGGCTTCAAATTCTTCCAAGAGAACTTTTAG